Genomic DNA from Thermus amyloliquefaciens:
GCCAGCCGCAGGCGCAGGAGGCGCAGCACCCCTTCCCCAGGGGAGAGGGCCAAGGCCATGGCCTCCTCGGGGGTGGGGGGGCCTTTTTCCACCTGCAACACGCGGGTTTCCGGCCGGAGCCCCAGGGCCCGCATCTCCTCGCTGAAGCCCAGGAGGCGGGTGCGGAAGGTGGCCCGCTTGGCCACAAAGGTGCCGCTTCCTTGCCTGCGGACCACCAGGCCCTCCTCCTCCAAGAGGTCCAAGGCCTTGCGCAGGCTGTCCCGGGAGACCCCAAGCGCCTCCGCCAGGGTGCGCTCCGGGGGTAAGGCCTCCTTGTAGATGCCTTGGAGGAGGGCCTCCCTTAGCCTCCTGGCCACCTCCAGGTACTTTGGACCCATGGCCGCCACGGACTCACCTCCCTACCCTAAGGCCCGGGGTCGCCGAGAGGGGTGGGGCCTTCAGGGCCCTTGCCTCCTCTGGGGCCCCCATGGCCCTATCGTACCACTTGCCTACCAATCCCAGGCCGTTGTAGACTTTGGGCCATGCGGGCCAAGGCCCTGGTGGCGGAGGCGGCCATCGTGGACGGGGCGAGCCCCTGGCAGGTCTACTGGAGGGTGGCCCTGCCCCTGGCGGCCCCCGCCTTGGCCACCTTGGGTACCTTCACCTTTTTGGCGGGGTGGAACAGCTTTCTCTGGCCCCTCATCGTCACCCATTCCTTGGAGATGCGCCCCCTCACCGTGGGCTTGGCGGTGTTCCAGGGGCAGTTTTCCACGGAGTGGACGGTGCTCATGGCTGGGCTTACCCTGGGCACCATCCCGCCCATTTTGGTCTTCCTCCTGGCCCAGCGCTACTTCATCCAGGGCCTTACCCTGGGAAGCCTAAAGGGGTAGGATGCTGGAGCCCGCCTTTCAAAAAGCCCTGCGGGAAGCCCTGGACCGGTATCCCACGCCCTTTTACGCCTACGACTGGGGGCGGGTCCAGGCCCGGCTGGTGCGCCTGCGGGAGGCTTTTCCCTTTGCCCGCCTTTTCTACGCCTTGAAGGTCAATCCCCGCCTTGGGCTTCTTCGGCGCCTTAGGGCCTTGGGCCTTGGGGCGGAGGCGGTTTCCCTGGGGGAGGTGCTCAGGGCCTACCGGGCGGGCTTTGGCCCGGACCAGGTGGTGTGGAATGGCCCGGTGAAGGCCCCGGAGGCCCTTTCCGCCCTCAGGGGGCGGGTGCCCTTTGTGGTGCTGGACTCCGCGGGGGACGTGGAGCGGGTGGCCCAATACCTTCCCGGGGCCGGGGTGTTGCTGCGGGTGAACCCGGACCTTCCGGTAAAGACCCACGCGCACATGGCCACAGGCAGGGGGGAAAGCCAGTTTGGGGTGTTGCCGGAGGCGGTGCCGGGCTTGGTGAGGGCCATCCGGGAAAAGGGGTTGGCCTTTTTGGGCCTTCACCTGCACCTGGGTTCGGCCTTGAGCCGGGTGGAGGATTTCCTGGAGGGCTATGGGGTCCTCGAGGCCCTCCGTCCCCGGGTGGGGCCGGTGAAGGTCTTGGACCTGGGAGGGGGGTTTGGCCTGGACCTCCCCCTTGCGGCCCTTCGGGAGCCCATGGAGCGCCTGGCCCGGCTTTACGGAGCCCAGATCTGGCTGGAGCCGGGCAGGTACCTGGTGGCCGAGGCGGGGGTTCTGGTATCCAGGGTGGTGGGCCTGAAGGAAACCCGCAGGCGGTATGTGCTTCTGGATGCCGGGATGTCCAGCCTTATCCGCCCTGCCCTTTACGGGGCCCGTCACCCCGTCCTGCCCCTTTACCCAGGAGAGGGCCGCGAGGAAGGGGTGTTTGACCTGGCGGGCCCGGCCTGCGAGGCTGGGGACATCCTGGCCCGGGAGGTGCGCCTGCCCGCACCCCGGGAGGGGGAGGCCTTGGCGATCCTCGAGGCGGGCGCCTACGGGAGCAGCATGAGCCTCCCTTACCTGGATACCCCAAGGCCTTTGGAGCTTCTCTGGACTGGGGAGGGGTGGGAGGTGCTTAGGGTACGGGATCCCTGGAAGAGGCTTTGGGAGGGGGAGGAGGCCTAAGGGCCTTCGCCCCATACTTGCCTATAGCAGGTTTCTTTGCGCCTCTAACTGGCCCTCGAGGAGAAGACCCGCGGTACAGCTTCCATTTGCGCCCGGGGCGGCGGGTAAGGGGCAGGGGGAGCCTCGAGGCTTTCGCAAGCCTTACGCCGGGCTTTTGGCGGTCCTGGCGGCAAGCTTGGGGGAAGCCCTTGTCGGGAAAAGGCCTTGCGAGTCCTTTCGCCCAAAGTGGTCTATCCCACAGTTATCCCTCCACTTGACGCGCTGCAAAGCCAAAGTATCCACCCCGTAAGTATTGGTACGTGCCTCCAAAACGCTGAAAACCCCATCTGTGTTGAACCCAGTAAAACGGCGCAGAGAGATGCTACAATGGGTATGTCCGGACCACCGGACGGGGATCTTGAAAGGCGGTTTTCCTCTTGGGCAAGGGCAATATGCGCTTTCACCTTTTCATCGGCCCTTTCTCCTGTGGCTTTTCATCGGCCCAAACCCCGCAAAACCCCCGGTATACGCCATGTGCATATTCCAGCCTTCATGATTCTCACAAACCCCCCCTCCGGGAGCCATGTCCAGGACGGTGTTCTTGAGGGGGTACAGTTGCACGAGATGCTTCCCCGTAAGGGGATTGCGACGTCGGAAGGTCCGCAGGTCGTCCTCAGGGCCAGTCACCACGGTTGCACGAGATGCTTCCCCGTAAGGGGATTGCGACTGCTCCCGTAGCCGCCTCAAGCGCTCGCCGATGTTCATACGTTGCACGAGATGCTTCCCCGTAAGGGGATTGCGACACCGCCGCCCCAACCATCCAAAACGGCTAGGGCATGCTCAAGTTGCACGAGATGCTTCCCCGTAAGGGGATTGCGACGCGTAGCACACCGCCCAGAGGGGTGGGCCGTAGACCAAGTTGCACGAGATGCTTCCCCGTAAGGGGATTGCGACATCACTAAAAACCCTGCCTATTACCAGCCGCTGAAGGGTTGCACGAGATGCTTCCCCGTAAGGGGATTGCGACCCAGGCCATGGGCCTGGGTTTTGTTTTGTTGAGGTGCTTTAGGTCATGGTTTACGATGCCCTGGGAGATAACCGTTGGGTGAGGCTGGCCCATCTCTTGAGGGGAGCCTCGCCTTCATGTGCTTAAGTCCTCTCCGGATCCACTGGGAAAAGCGGGCAAACGCCTGCTGGTATTGAAGATGTGGGTAAAGCCCAGGTTCTACTAACCGGTTTGCGCATTGCGGTTTGCGTTGGCGATAATCCCCAGGCCAAGGCCAAGCCTCCACCAGTGCTGGGGCCACCCCTTGGGGGCTACGGTAAAAGATCGCGCTTCACTCCCTAGTTGCACGTGGACTTGTAAGGGAACCAGTGCGGCCCGTACCGCCAGAGTGCCTTGGACTTCAGGCTTCAATATTTTCTCCTGTACCAGACGCTCCCCAGCGAATACTTGTACCCGCACGGCACAGCCCGGGGGGTGGGTGCGGACGAAAGCCCCCTGGAGGTCAACCCAGGCATCCAGGCGTGGCCTTACCTCCACAGGCAACACAGCGATCCGCCGCCACTCGTCCGTCTTGCCGTTGGTCCTCACCTCCACGACGAGTTGCTCCTCTTGGCCGGCCTCCTCATCCATCGCTTGAACCAACTCCTCAAGGTTTTCCTTGGCCTCTCCCCCGGAGGCCAGAAGGAAGCGTAGGGGATGGTGAGCAGGGTCAAAGCCGATGGGGCGTACCTCGAGGGGTTCCCCAGGCTTCCACACCGGCTCGGAGAAGCGAACAGCGAAGGCCTGGTGGTGTAGGCGAAAGCGCACCACCTCGCCATCCTCAAACGCAACCACAACCTCCTCGGGGATGGGGTCTCCCTCGGGGGTGAATCGGGGTACCCAGGCAAAGCGCTTAAAGCGCCCATCTTCCAGCGTGACCTTCCCATAAACCTTCCACCCCTCCACGAGGGGCTCCTGGTTTAGCGCCGGCTGTATTTTCTCCAGACTAGGAGGGAACTCTAAGGGTTCGACCTTCTTCACCTGTTTGTGCCGCAAATGGGTGCGTTTGTGTGCGCGCTCAATAGGCGGTTTATCATCCC
This window encodes:
- a CDS encoding GntR family transcriptional regulator; amino-acid sequence: MGPKYLEVARRLREALLQGIYKEALPPERTLAEALGVSRDSLRKALDLLEEEGLVVRRQGSGTFVAKRATFRTRLLGFSEEMRALGLRPETRVLQVEKGPPTPEEAMALALSPGEGVLRLLRLRLADGEPMALERAALPLWALSEVPEGSLYQALEAKGLRPVRALQRLRAVAAREEARPLGVEPGSPLLHLERVSYLEDGRPVEFVKSWYRADRYELLVELS
- a CDS encoding carbohydrate ABC transporter permease, producing MRAKALVAEAAIVDGASPWQVYWRVALPLAAPALATLGTFTFLAGWNSFLWPLIVTHSLEMRPLTVGLAVFQGQFSTEWTVLMAGLTLGTIPPILVFLLAQRYFIQGLTLGSLKG
- the lysA gene encoding diaminopimelate decarboxylase; amino-acid sequence: MLEPAFQKALREALDRYPTPFYAYDWGRVQARLVRLREAFPFARLFYALKVNPRLGLLRRLRALGLGAEAVSLGEVLRAYRAGFGPDQVVWNGPVKAPEALSALRGRVPFVVLDSAGDVERVAQYLPGAGVLLRVNPDLPVKTHAHMATGRGESQFGVLPEAVPGLVRAIREKGLAFLGLHLHLGSALSRVEDFLEGYGVLEALRPRVGPVKVLDLGGGFGLDLPLAALREPMERLARLYGAQIWLEPGRYLVAEAGVLVSRVVGLKETRRRYVLLDAGMSSLIRPALYGARHPVLPLYPGEGREEGVFDLAGPACEAGDILAREVRLPAPREGEALAILEAGAYGSSMSLPYLDTPRPLELLWTGEGWEVLRVRDPWKRLWEGEEA